A window of Bacteroidota bacterium contains these coding sequences:
- a CDS encoding PorV/PorQ family protein yields the protein MKKLIFISILMSFTLAAQYSNLGTSGAQFLQIPLGARQAAMGGASIALTDDASSIFWNPAGLSSVSNVDFHFTNLNWFGLFDLNAAAGAYKLGGDAGVLGVHFISFSTGKIEITTEKKPNGTGRFYDAQDIALGLTYSRAITDRFRTGITVKYVSQRIWNETATGIAFDIGTQYTLDFQNLTIAMSMTNFGPDMRFDGPDLNVTYLRDENIPLSRLAPAKLGTEDFSLPLHFQVGIAMDIFKIDFVKMRAALDVTHPNDNLERVNFGTEISVFDRVFLRGGYRYNYDDEKITFGAGANLPLGESVVSFDYAYSIYDILPNVQRISVGLRF from the coding sequence ATGAAAAAACTGATATTTATCTCAATCTTAATGTCGTTTACACTCGCTGCGCAATATTCCAATCTTGGGACATCAGGTGCACAATTTCTGCAGATTCCACTTGGAGCAAGACAGGCGGCAATGGGTGGTGCTTCGATCGCTCTAACCGATGATGCCTCATCCATATTTTGGAATCCGGCAGGACTCTCAAGCGTTTCCAATGTTGACTTCCATTTCACGAATCTGAACTGGTTCGGGTTATTCGACCTGAACGCTGCAGCCGGAGCCTACAAACTTGGAGGTGATGCGGGTGTTTTGGGTGTTCATTTTATCTCTTTTTCAACAGGTAAAATAGAGATTACGACTGAAAAGAAACCAAACGGAACAGGACGGTTTTACGATGCACAGGATATTGCTCTTGGTTTGACTTATTCCCGGGCTATAACTGACAGGTTCAGAACCGGTATCACAGTCAAGTATGTATCTCAAAGAATCTGGAATGAGACAGCAACAGGTATAGCTTTCGACATCGGAACTCAATATACTCTCGATTTCCAAAATCTGACCATTGCAATGAGCATGACAAATTTTGGACCTGACATGAGATTTGACGGACCCGATCTGAATGTTACCTACTTGAGGGACGAGAACATACCGCTTTCGAGGCTTGCACCAGCAAAGCTGGGCACAGAGGATTTCTCGCTTCCGCTTCACTTTCAGGTTGGTATAGCGATGGACATCTTCAAAATTGATTTCGTTAAGATGCGTGCCGCCCTTGATGTAACACACCCGAATGACAACCTCGAAAGAGTAAATTTTGGTACCGAGATCTCGGTATTTGACAGGGTGTTTCTGAGAGGCGGTTACAGATATAATTATGATGATGAAAAGATAACTTTCGGAGCCGGAGCAAACCTGCCTTTGGGAGAATCTGTGGTTTCATTTGATTATGCTTATTCCATTTACGATATCCTTCCAAATGTACAGAGGATTTCCGTCGGGTTAAGATTTTAG
- a CDS encoding Type 1 glutamine amidotransferase-like domain-containing protein, producing MRGAKRLFLLVIAFSLQLFSQGYICAVGGGGEGVNDWNREPYSWIVQKADSGAVVVLSVNDETTWIPDYFRSLGSRSSYNLKINSRTLANTQSVADSILAASAVFIKGGDQYNYINYWKGTLVESAIKQVYARGGVVAGTSAGAMVLGKFILSARYGSLYPDDALVNPFIQTSNIEDNFLGLVPDVIFDTHFIERGRQARLASVLLKLGLQGIQNVTGVGLDDRTAFCISPDGKGVVMGSGSVSIYRADSLTRLWSSGNLYELENLHARQLTKNWVYDLNSKNISFVPASAKAFNATLSEVPTGDVTLTGSNWIATSWLAALSAFVSRANTPDVLIVSYPAYEANANSILNEVAASAPLAKLILYTPGSETDTLVHQKIQGASAFIFAGDDLTAIKNITSSTSLVGNLLRQKLINSRCPSFYFGEMSKLASTSFADNLNSDPYAAYRGKMTLNEGFRVLPGFSTQSLTFASSDYYENRMASVLWSIFKTQIPYGIYINGNGITKFINADSSIVFSRFPFFLIDAREATLRDSSVYRASSSTGPRQVVALNSFRISASNNYGRGYSIAQKRFASADPTGVNPEENYGIQDNYEKVDLRVTAFPNPFTYSTKIVFEFGRAGEMKLELFDIRGLLIRTLFCADVTAGQHSLSLQSGGLSSGIYFLRATFDDVIKTIKLVLHK from the coding sequence ATGAGAGGCGCTAAACGGTTGTTTTTGTTGGTGATAGCGTTTTCGCTTCAGTTATTCTCTCAGGGATATATCTGTGCTGTGGGTGGTGGTGGAGAGGGTGTAAATGACTGGAATCGCGAACCTTATTCATGGATAGTTCAGAAAGCTGATTCAGGTGCAGTTGTTGTACTTTCGGTAAATGACGAAACAACATGGATACCCGACTATTTCCGTTCACTGGGCTCCCGTTCCTCATACAATCTCAAAATAAACTCCAGAACATTAGCGAATACACAATCCGTTGCAGATTCAATTCTCGCAGCATCTGCTGTTTTTATCAAGGGTGGCGACCAGTACAATTACATAAATTACTGGAAAGGTACTCTTGTTGAATCTGCCATAAAGCAGGTTTATGCCCGGGGAGGAGTTGTAGCTGGCACTTCCGCAGGAGCAATGGTGCTCGGGAAATTTATACTCTCGGCGAGATATGGTTCGCTTTATCCCGATGATGCACTTGTAAATCCTTTCATACAGACTTCAAACATCGAAGATAACTTTCTCGGCCTGGTTCCGGATGTTATTTTTGATACTCATTTTATCGAAAGAGGACGGCAGGCGCGACTGGCATCTGTCCTTCTCAAACTTGGATTGCAGGGAATTCAAAATGTAACAGGCGTTGGTTTGGATGACAGAACCGCTTTTTGTATCTCACCCGATGGAAAAGGGGTGGTGATGGGAAGTGGTTCTGTTTCTATTTATCGGGCGGATTCCCTTACAAGACTCTGGTCGTCTGGAAATCTGTACGAACTCGAAAATCTTCACGCCCGGCAGCTTACCAAAAACTGGGTTTATGATCTTAACAGTAAAAATATCAGTTTTGTACCGGCCTCAGCAAAAGCATTTAATGCGACATTATCTGAAGTCCCGACAGGAGATGTGACATTGACGGGGAGTAACTGGATTGCAACTTCGTGGCTGGCTGCGCTGTCTGCATTTGTATCAAGGGCGAATACTCCGGATGTTTTGATTGTCTCATATCCTGCCTATGAGGCAAATGCAAATTCGATTCTTAACGAAGTTGCAGCTTCTGCACCCTTGGCTAAACTGATACTCTATACTCCAGGATCCGAGACTGATACTCTGGTCCATCAGAAAATACAGGGAGCTTCGGCATTCATTTTTGCCGGTGATGACCTTACAGCCATTAAAAACATCACTTCATCGACTTCTTTGGTTGGTAATCTGCTTCGACAAAAATTGATTAACTCAAGATGTCCATCTTTCTATTTCGGTGAAATGTCAAAACTTGCCTCGACTTCTTTTGCTGACAATTTGAACAGTGATCCGTATGCTGCGTACCGCGGTAAGATGACATTAAATGAGGGTTTTAGGGTTTTACCGGGATTTTCAACCCAGTCACTCACTTTTGCAAGCAGCGATTATTATGAAAACAGGATGGCATCTGTACTGTGGTCAATATTCAAAACGCAGATTCCATACGGTATTTACATCAACGGAAACGGCATAACAAAATTTATTAATGCTGATTCTTCAATTGTCTTTTCACGGTTTCCGTTCTTCCTGATTGATGCAAGGGAAGCAACACTGCGGGACTCATCGGTCTACAGGGCTTCGAGCAGTACCGGTCCGAGACAGGTGGTGGCGCTAAATTCATTTAGAATTTCAGCCTCCAACAACTACGGAAGGGGTTACAGCATTGCACAAAAAAGATTTGCCTCCGCTGATCCCACGGGTGTAAATCCTGAAGAAAACTACGGGATACAAGATAACTATGAAAAAGTCGACCTGAGGGTTACTGCCTTTCCTAATCCTTTCACTTATTCCACAAAAATCGTTTTTGAATTCGGGAGGGCAGGGGAAATGAAACTGGAATTGTTTGATATTCGCGGTTTGTTGATCAGGACTCTGTTCTGTGCAGATGTCACCGCCGGGCAACATTCTCTTTCTCTCCAAAGTGGAGGCTTGTCTTCCGGAATCTATTTTTTGCGCGCAACATTTGATGATGTGATAAAGACCATAAAACTGGTACTGCACAAATAA
- a CDS encoding T9SS type A sorting domain-containing protein: MNCRIYYPSFSDGENSQIDTVNGPWPIVAFGHGFFMQTNYYFSLFRQLASHGFIVIAPQFTDTQHGELGKDLIFCLNFIKSSSTATGNRFYKLADTSKTGVSGHSMGGGASLLSTIYDSTITISAPFAAAETVPSIISTINSTKSIIYLISSQNDGITPPATTQIPMYENTPDNKALLTINGGNHTKFMDTNIWDWTDIGGYINRNLQIYLSQKYLTAVFKLFLHEDKGYWNYAFGDSANADTSVVLRKSVNRLPLKSFKMLTDEGSVTNQNINIRWEKSSTLNPLENIRYNVEFALDSLFESLFYVSPAVVDSSIIIDSIPPGDFYVRIVASTPGGIQKFSNNSIKLTLSPPLSVADGSPDLSSLRISGVFPNPFNPAFSITINNQNTTGILFELYDISGKKILSSEKVIYPGISKEYFDLSGNPSGIYFLSVRVEGRSFVKKVVLQK; encoded by the coding sequence ATGAACTGCAGAATTTATTACCCCTCCTTTTCAGACGGTGAAAACAGCCAGATCGACACTGTTAACGGACCCTGGCCAATAGTGGCATTTGGACACGGCTTTTTCATGCAGACAAACTACTACTTCTCACTATTCCGACAACTCGCCTCTCACGGATTCATCGTTATTGCTCCTCAGTTTACAGACACACAACACGGAGAACTCGGAAAAGACCTTATCTTCTGTCTGAATTTCATCAAATCATCGTCCACAGCCACAGGGAACAGATTTTACAAACTCGCCGACACTTCAAAAACGGGTGTCTCAGGACATTCAATGGGAGGCGGCGCCTCTCTGCTGTCCACAATCTATGACTCGACTATAACGATTTCTGCACCGTTTGCCGCTGCCGAAACTGTACCGTCAATTATTTCGACCATTAATTCAACCAAATCAATAATCTACCTGATCTCCTCACAAAACGACGGAATCACTCCTCCCGCAACAACTCAGATTCCAATGTATGAGAATACACCTGACAATAAGGCACTTCTCACCATCAATGGTGGTAACCACACGAAATTTATGGATACTAATATTTGGGATTGGACTGACATAGGTGGATATATTAACAGAAACCTCCAAATTTATCTTTCCCAAAAGTACTTGACTGCTGTTTTCAAACTTTTCCTGCATGAAGACAAAGGCTATTGGAATTACGCTTTTGGTGATTCTGCCAACGCTGATACTTCCGTTGTTTTAAGGAAATCGGTGAATCGACTTCCGTTAAAATCGTTTAAAATGCTAACCGATGAGGGATCGGTAACCAACCAAAACATTAATATCAGGTGGGAGAAATCTTCGACACTGAATCCTCTCGAGAACATCAGATACAATGTGGAATTTGCACTTGATTCACTGTTTGAATCACTTTTCTATGTTTCGCCTGCTGTAGTGGATTCCTCTATTATTATCGATTCCATCCCCCCGGGAGATTTTTATGTACGGATTGTCGCTTCGACCCCCGGCGGGATTCAAAAGTTCAGCAATAATTCGATCAAACTGACACTTTCACCTCCGTTATCTGTGGCAGATGGTTCTCCGGATTTGAGTTCACTTAGAATTTCCGGTGTTTTCCCCAATCCATTTAATCCAGCATTCTCCATCACCATCAATAATCAGAATACGACAGGTATTCTTTTTGAGTTGTATGATATCAGCGGAAAAAAGATTTTATCATCTGAAAAAGTAATTTATCCCGGCATTTCAAAAGAGTACTTCGATCTTTCAGGTAATCCATCGGGTATCTATTTCCTGTCGGTCAGAGTTGAAGGAAGGTCGTTTGTTAAAAAAGTAGTGCTACAGAAGTAA
- a CDS encoding YHS domain-containing protein, which yields MKKQLFLVLFVFLTVSGLTLAQEKPDTTKSKACTEEKSDCCDSTIAKTAEVPTTPWNTVCPVMGNKVNPKVKLEVYNGKAYGFCCAGCDAKFAKDPEKYSKNLNETGTRFTGKK from the coding sequence ATGAAAAAGCAATTATTTCTCGTATTGTTCGTATTCCTGACCGTTAGCGGATTAACCCTTGCTCAGGAAAAACCTGACACAACAAAATCGAAAGCATGTACTGAAGAAAAATCGGACTGCTGTGATTCAACAATAGCAAAAACGGCAGAAGTGCCCACCACTCCGTGGAATACCGTTTGCCCCGTTATGGGAAACAAGGTTAATCCTAAAGTAAAACTTGAGGTCTACAACGGAAAAGCTTACGGTTTCTGCTGCGCAGGCTGTGATGCCAAATTCGCAAAAGATCCTGAAAAATATTCAAAAAACCTGAATGAAACAGGAACCCGCTTTACCGGTAAAAAGTAA
- a CDS encoding TonB-dependent receptor — MKFKFLLQMLILLSAVTIAQNLKGFVYELDQQNKKVPLVSANLFWKDTKIGTVTDINGFFSVKKPAGKSALLVVSYTGYVADTIEVSGSKDSIEIVLTLNAQLKEVLISAERSSRFMDDLEPAQVEIITGKELLKAACCNLGESFTTNASVDVQYQDAVSGARQIQLLGLAGAYTQMLFENIPSMNGIGNSFGLGFVPGPWISQISVSKGSASVVNGYESITGQINVGYKSATDAERYYFNAFQSSHYKTDINANAAIELNDHVSTIFLAHSNFVSKMVDDNFDSFTDDPKTIQYNVMNRWKIHTNFGLESQFGIHYLSEKRTGGQMFPMLSGKQYKIDIDSRHFDFYSKTGYVFSAEPYISLGLMLDAHSHDQNTLFGERKYDASQKIFFSKLIFEMRSIDNIHSVITGLSYTHDQIDESLNASGSTKKESVPGVFLEYNFSPDNLLSIVPGVRVDFHNLFGTLVTPRIHIKYNFDENTSVRASAGKGYRAVNIYANNMSYLASSRNFVLNNTNSYEEAYNYGLNFTRYFMLSGRELRVTLDYYRTDFIKQVVTDIDTDPSSILFYDLNGSSFSNSYQVELAYEVLPRLDISAAYRYTDVRTTYNGTLNIVPLHSRYKVLTTVSYSTPGRGWVFDASFLVNGPGRIPSTSTNPSQYQRPETFDAFVNINAQISKKFDIFELYVGAENITDFKQANPVIASDDPFGKYFDASMVWGPVSGRKFYAGIRLSVF, encoded by the coding sequence ATGAAATTTAAATTTTTATTACAAATGTTGATTCTGTTAAGTGCAGTTACCATTGCACAGAATCTCAAAGGTTTTGTTTACGAACTCGATCAACAAAACAAAAAAGTCCCCCTTGTTTCAGCCAATCTGTTTTGGAAGGATACCAAAATCGGAACGGTTACCGACATCAACGGTTTTTTCTCAGTCAAAAAGCCCGCAGGTAAAAGTGCTTTGCTGGTTGTGAGTTATACCGGATATGTCGCCGATACAATCGAGGTTTCCGGCAGCAAGGACTCCATCGAGATTGTTCTCACCCTCAATGCCCAACTTAAGGAAGTTCTTATTTCTGCCGAGAGATCTTCACGCTTTATGGATGACCTTGAACCGGCTCAGGTCGAGATTATTACCGGTAAAGAACTTCTGAAAGCTGCCTGCTGTAACCTTGGCGAAAGTTTTACTACCAATGCCTCGGTTGATGTGCAGTATCAGGATGCAGTCTCGGGAGCCCGTCAGATACAGTTACTTGGACTTGCCGGTGCATATACCCAAATGCTCTTCGAAAACATCCCTTCAATGAATGGTATCGGAAATTCATTTGGACTTGGTTTTGTACCCGGACCCTGGATATCACAGATCAGCGTTTCGAAAGGATCTGCATCGGTTGTGAACGGATATGAATCGATCACAGGACAGATTAATGTCGGTTATAAGAGTGCAACCGACGCTGAGAGGTACTACTTCAACGCCTTCCAAAGTTCGCACTACAAGACAGACATTAACGCAAATGCTGCAATAGAACTGAATGACCATGTCAGCACAATTTTCCTCGCCCATTCCAACTTTGTATCGAAAATGGTGGATGACAATTTTGATTCATTCACAGATGACCCAAAAACCATACAATACAATGTGATGAACAGGTGGAAAATTCATACCAATTTTGGCTTGGAATCACAGTTCGGTATTCACTACCTTTCGGAAAAGCGAACGGGCGGACAAATGTTTCCGATGCTTTCGGGAAAACAGTATAAAATTGACATCGACTCAAGACACTTCGATTTCTACTCAAAGACCGGTTATGTTTTCTCTGCAGAGCCATACATAAGTCTTGGTTTAATGCTTGATGCACATTCCCACGACCAGAATACTCTGTTTGGAGAGAGAAAGTATGATGCGTCGCAAAAAATCTTTTTCTCGAAACTGATTTTCGAAATGCGTTCTATCGACAATATTCATTCGGTAATAACCGGATTGAGCTATACACACGATCAAATTGATGAGTCGCTTAATGCATCCGGTTCAACGAAAAAAGAATCAGTACCTGGTGTATTCCTCGAGTACAACTTCTCGCCTGACAATCTTCTCTCCATAGTACCCGGAGTAAGAGTCGATTTTCACAACCTTTTTGGTACTCTCGTAACTCCGAGAATCCATATTAAGTACAATTTTGACGAAAACACCTCAGTTCGTGCATCTGCAGGAAAAGGTTACAGGGCGGTAAACATCTATGCAAACAATATGAGTTATCTCGCCAGTTCAAGAAATTTTGTACTTAATAACACCAACTCATACGAAGAAGCATACAACTACGGACTGAATTTCACCCGCTACTTCATGTTATCGGGAAGAGAGTTGAGGGTGACCCTTGACTACTACAGAACCGACTTCATCAAACAGGTGGTCACAGATATCGATACCGATCCTTCGAGCATTCTGTTTTATGATTTGAATGGCTCCTCATTCTCAAACAGTTATCAGGTGGAGCTTGCATACGAAGTGCTCCCCCGCCTCGATATATCGGCTGCTTACAGGTATACCGATGTGAGAACCACCTATAACGGTACCCTGAATATAGTTCCTCTGCACAGCAGGTATAAAGTGCTAACCACGGTCTCATATTCAACTCCGGGGCGTGGATGGGTTTTTGACGCAAGTTTTTTGGTGAACGGACCCGGAAGAATTCCTTCGACCTCCACCAATCCTTCACAGTATCAAAGACCTGAAACATTCGATGCATTTGTAAACATCAACGCACAAATCAGCAAAAAGTTTGATATCTTCGAACTCTATGTCGGTGCTGAAAATATAACAGACTTCAAGCAGGCAAATCCTGTAATAGCTTCAGATGATCCGTTTGGAAAATATTTCGACGCTTCGATGGTCTGGGGTCCAGTTTCAGGAAGAAAATTCTATGCCGGTATCCGGTTAAGTGTATTTTAA
- a CDS encoding OmpA family protein has protein sequence MKTKLLILINSLLLIVFLTGCSTPVEAVKDDSTPPANYKPLYVSGISRISEMNAQNPSLTVSRVDASQADLISIYMNILNSDGIMLTNALEGEWLKKWCSVTEEVNGKTFKIDDFKLAEIPGAIVESIAVSLVMDHSGSIGEDRANIIQAAAADLIKIKNKDDAVSIVKYDDKAVVEVPLTTEASILLNKLTPSGLTGYGGKSSLVKAIMTGIDAVKNAPVKSKIVIVYTDGTEGSNFLDSLIEYALDNDVIICAIDFGRDVNENFLKELAVSTGGTYNHMYLSSEFSRVYADIYSRLRHAYILQYRPVEYGQHTVSIKFCMPQYEIETFANFNNTPEANVPVLLNINFEFNKYDLKASSERALQTVVDLLVRNPLFDIEIHGHTDNVGDKSYNLKLSQQRADAVKTELIKRGIDGNRIKAIGFGDTKPVADNKTEEGRAENRRTEFIIIQK, from the coding sequence ATGAAAACAAAATTACTCATTCTCATCAACTCTCTTTTATTAATAGTCTTTTTGACCGGTTGTTCAACCCCGGTTGAAGCTGTTAAAGATGACTCGACACCTCCGGCAAACTACAAACCACTTTATGTTAGTGGAATAAGCCGAATAAGCGAAATGAATGCACAAAATCCTTCTCTCACGGTGAGTCGTGTCGATGCATCTCAAGCTGATTTGATCTCCATCTACATGAATATCCTGAATTCTGATGGAATAATGCTAACCAATGCACTCGAAGGTGAGTGGTTAAAAAAGTGGTGCAGTGTTACTGAAGAAGTGAATGGTAAAACCTTTAAGATTGATGATTTTAAGCTTGCCGAGATTCCGGGTGCGATTGTTGAGTCGATCGCAGTATCGCTGGTGATGGATCACAGTGGATCAATCGGGGAAGATCGCGCAAATATCATTCAAGCTGCCGCGGCAGATCTGATAAAAATTAAAAACAAGGATGACGCTGTTTCCATCGTTAAATACGACGACAAGGCGGTTGTGGAGGTTCCTTTAACAACTGAGGCTTCAATTCTTCTAAACAAACTCACTCCCTCCGGTTTGACAGGTTATGGAGGAAAATCATCTCTCGTAAAAGCCATAATGACAGGAATTGACGCTGTAAAGAATGCGCCTGTCAAGAGTAAGATAGTGATTGTCTATACCGATGGAACTGAAGGTTCGAATTTCCTTGACAGCCTTATCGAATACGCTCTTGATAATGATGTAATTATCTGTGCTATCGATTTTGGAAGGGATGTGAATGAGAATTTTCTGAAAGAACTGGCAGTCTCAACCGGGGGAACATATAATCACATGTATCTTTCTTCCGAGTTCAGCAGAGTCTACGCGGATATATACAGCCGGTTGCGGCATGCCTACATCCTTCAGTACAGACCCGTTGAGTATGGTCAACATACCGTCAGTATCAAATTCTGCATGCCACAGTATGAGATAGAAACATTTGCCAATTTTAACAATACCCCCGAAGCAAATGTACCGGTTTTGCTTAACATCAATTTTGAATTCAACAAATATGATCTTAAAGCATCCTCGGAGCGGGCTCTTCAGACTGTTGTTGATCTTCTTGTCAGGAACCCGCTTTTTGATATTGAAATTCATGGCCACACAGATAATGTCGGGGACAAAAGCTATAATCTGAAACTTTCGCAACAGCGGGCTGATGCTGTCAAGACGGAACTTATCAAAAGAGGAATTGACGGTAACAGGATAAAAGCGATCGGGTTCGGCGACACAAAGCCCGTTGCCGACAACAAGACGGAAGAAGGCAGAGCTGAGAACAGAAGAACAGAGTTTATCATAATTCAAAAATGA
- a CDS encoding DinB family protein, giving the protein MMVDEFYREFENEFKGTRKVLENLDFGKLDYKPHPRSFSMKHLALHLANISYWGLLTLTTNEYHLKDSEVNPDFDVPVDKEEMLGKFDENVRKFLEVLRGMTVDQMNEMWTLYYNGKPFFGEPRHSVLRSSVMNHMIHHRGQLTVYLRMNDLKVPGLYGPSADDKK; this is encoded by the coding sequence ATGATGGTTGACGAATTCTATCGTGAATTTGAAAATGAATTCAAAGGAACAAGGAAAGTGCTCGAAAATCTTGATTTTGGCAAATTGGATTACAAACCTCATCCAAGATCTTTTTCAATGAAGCACCTTGCCTTGCATCTTGCTAACATTTCATATTGGGGTTTATTGACTCTGACCACGAATGAATATCATTTAAAAGATTCCGAAGTCAATCCTGACTTTGATGTCCCTGTGGATAAGGAAGAGATGCTCGGTAAGTTTGATGAAAATGTGAGAAAATTTCTCGAGGTACTCCGTGGAATGACAGTAGACCAGATGAATGAAATGTGGACTCTCTATTACAATGGCAAACCGTTTTTTGGAGAGCCAAGGCACTCGGTTCTGAGGTCCTCGGTGATGAACCATATGATTCATCACAGAGGGCAATTGACCGTTTATTTGCGGATGAATGATCTTAAAGTACCGGGATTGTACGGTCCCAGTGCTGACGACAAGAAGTGA
- a CDS encoding T9SS type A sorting domain-containing protein — MQNIFKFFLLFMTLVFPLSAQFDTHITENITSGFRRYPLYEEVTNASCGPCAQSNPALNSYMETMKDSLTGVTYHAWWPGVSDPMYQHNIQQNRDRIQFMKGNVNATPWLNVDGIIVDVWPFSSSNLSGAYKTRMAVASPLGLEVSQSRISADSIEVKVKAYLLSNLPAGTWKLRLYAVEHPVNFTTAPGTNGEKYFPHVFRKSVPNSSGELFPTSKGIYEFTWRYKFESAWKDTNQYSVAIVQDDITKEVVNTGSSRRPLQFPVGIKEDEAGYLPSTVTLYDNYPNPFNPSTVISYSIPEATDVNLSVYNASGEFIKSLESGHKAAGHYKIGFEATGFSSGVYFVVLNTPVGRSIKKISLLK; from the coding sequence ATGCAAAATATTTTCAAATTTTTTCTCCTCTTCATGACCCTGGTATTTCCCCTTTCCGCTCAGTTTGATACACATATCACGGAAAATATTACTTCCGGATTCAGACGCTACCCCCTTTATGAGGAAGTGACGAATGCCTCCTGTGGTCCCTGTGCACAGAGTAACCCCGCCCTGAATTCATACATGGAGACAATGAAAGACTCCTTGACTGGTGTAACTTATCATGCATGGTGGCCCGGGGTCAGCGATCCGATGTATCAGCACAATATTCAGCAAAACAGAGATCGGATTCAATTTATGAAAGGGAATGTGAATGCGACACCCTGGTTGAATGTCGATGGAATAATTGTGGATGTCTGGCCCTTCTCATCCTCAAACCTGTCGGGAGCATACAAGACCAGAATGGCGGTCGCCTCCCCGCTTGGACTTGAGGTCAGCCAGTCCCGAATTTCTGCCGATTCAATTGAAGTTAAAGTTAAGGCATATTTACTGTCGAACCTCCCGGCAGGTACATGGAAGTTAAGACTTTATGCGGTTGAACACCCGGTTAATTTCACAACTGCACCCGGTACGAATGGAGAGAAGTATTTTCCTCATGTATTTAGAAAATCGGTCCCAAATTCTTCTGGAGAGCTTTTCCCGACCTCAAAAGGTATCTATGAGTTTACCTGGAGATATAAATTCGAATCTGCGTGGAAAGATACAAATCAATATTCCGTAGCCATTGTTCAGGATGATATTACGAAAGAAGTGGTTAATACCGGAAGCAGCAGACGACCACTCCAATTTCCTGTCGGCATAAAAGAAGATGAGGCAGGATATCTTCCTTCAACGGTAACACTTTACGACAATTACCCGAATCCATTTAACCCCTCGACAGTGATTTCCTATTCAATACCTGAGGCAACAGATGTTAACCTCAGTGTATATAATGCCTCAGGTGAATTTATTAAATCACTAGAAAGCGGTCATAAAGCTGCGGGTCATTACAAAATCGGGTTTGAAGCCACCGGTTTTTCATCAGGAGTCTATTTCGTCGTTCTGAACACACCGGTTGGAAGATCAATCAAAAAAATCAGTCTGCTCAAATAG
- a CDS encoding GDSL-type esterase/lipase family protein, with protein MSRKLEIDSHYIHRTTLFSMFGSDGGGVVFLGDSITEMCEWQEFFPEIRIINRGISGDSTAGVLNRLDQITGLNPEKIFLTIGVNDLQRHYPKDEVISNIREIILQLTGFTGAIIFLQSILPVREMMLQTGIKNSTIDEVNASLAVMAEELNVQFLDNNALLKDISGNLSLDFTSDGLHLNGYAYSRWAENIREKVIG; from the coding sequence ATGAGCAGAAAACTTGAGATCGATTCACACTATATTCATCGCACAACCCTGTTTTCAATGTTTGGAAGTGATGGTGGTGGCGTCGTTTTTTTAGGTGACAGTATAACAGAAATGTGTGAGTGGCAGGAATTTTTTCCCGAAATCAGAATTATAAACAGGGGAATATCGGGTGACAGTACCGCCGGAGTATTGAACCGGCTGGATCAGATTACCGGATTGAATCCTGAAAAAATATTTTTAACCATTGGTGTGAACGATTTGCAGAGGCATTACCCGAAGGACGAAGTGATTTCCAACATCAGGGAAATTATTTTACAACTTACCGGTTTCACAGGTGCAATAATTTTTCTTCAATCGATACTTCCTGTCAGGGAAATGATGCTTCAAACTGGAATAAAAAACAGTACAATTGATGAAGTAAATGCTTCACTTGCAGTGATGGCGGAAGAATTAAATGTTCAGTTTTTAGACAATAACGCTCTTTTAAAGGACATTTCAGGCAACCTGTCACTTGATTTTACATCAGACGGGCTTCATCTGAACGGTTATGCCTACTCCCGCTGGGCAGAGAATATCAGGGAAAAAGTAATTGGGTAA